In Ornithorhynchus anatinus isolate Pmale09 chromosome 5, mOrnAna1.pri.v4, whole genome shotgun sequence, the DNA window GCAGCCGGCGGGGCAGCCGCCGGCGAGGCTGGAGAGATCAAAGGAGAGCccggcttggggtgggggggcaggcggtgtgtgtgtgtgtgtgtgttggcggggtggggggcgcccgCCGCCCCACCCACAGGACCAGGGTCGTAAACACTCCCTTCCGCAGCGCCAGCCTGGCGCGGGTCCATCttgaggggctgggcagggggcacaCACAAACATCCGTGGGCGGGGCTGCCagcccgcccttccctccccgccaccccccctccctctcccggtgggggtcccctcctgcctctgttcCGCCCCTGAAGTCTGGGGTGTTGTGGGGGGTGGCCGGGAAGGCGGGGACACGGATCCTGCCCTCCCCGGGGCGACGGGAGGGCAGAGGCCGGGGCAGAAGGGCCCCTGCGACTCCCCTCGGGCCCCAACTACTTCTCTCCGGCCTCGCCCCCTCGGGATTTGACCCcgctcggggaggggaggggcagtgggACCTCATGGGGGTCCAtgaccctcccatcccccccgccgccccccaaccctcccagtcCGGCCACTCCGGCTCACCCCGGCTTGAGGATCGACCCGGGGTTCCGGCCCTGCCCCGAGGCCCCGGCGGGGTAATGCTGGGGGGCTTCCGAGCGCCGGCCGGACCCTGCCCGACCCTGCCCAGCCGGAGGTTTCCGAGAGCCTCGGCTTTTCCACtagccctccccgcccacccccacctgcTGGGCTTGGCCTCCGTTCACCCCTTTCCTCTGAAGGCACTGCCGACAGCCGCCACAGAGatgtccctttaaaaaaaaaagaaatcatacaTCTGCATATGgttttctgtgccaggcaccgaactaagcactgggtttgatgtAAGctgattcaggttggacacgatccatgtcttaatccccattttacagttgagggaactgaggcccagagaattgaagcgactcgcccaaggtttcacagcagagaagcggcggatccgggattagaacccgggtccttccgactcccaggccccgggcttttcccactaggccgtgctgcttcagagcttctccctgtcttcaccccctactcctcccctcttcccaaggAGATCTTCCGATCAGATCTCGCTGTCAGTTTTCCAGCCTCCGTCCCCTCGCTCCTGCTCTCCCCTGGCTTCgggcctcccctcctcttcagATCCTCCGGACCCCCGCCCGTCCCGTGTTCTGTGCCATCCCGGAACACCGCCTCCCTCAACaagcccagtggttagagccggggcctgggagagtcggaaggtcatgggttctaatccccgccccctcacttgtctgctgtgtcatcttgggcgagtcacttcacttctctggttacctcatctgtaaaatgggggttgagacggtgagcctcatgtgggacagggaccgtgtccaaccgaatttgctcggacagcgtttagtacagtgcctggcacatagtgggcaattaacaaataccacaattattattatctctacctcagtttcctcagttgtaaagtgaggattgattcctactccctcctacttagcctgtgagccccctgaagggcagggaccttgtccaacctgattgactcgtatctaccccagcgcttacaacagcgtggcctaatagagcccgggcctgggggtcggagagacctgggttccaatcccagctctatgtctgccgtgtgaccttggacgagtcacttcacttctccgcgcctcagttcccttatctgtaaaatggggactgagacggcgagccctctgtgggacagggacggtgtctaacctgattatttcgtatctaccccagcccttaatacagtgcctggcacatagtattcgtttaacagatacccttaaaaaatgaaaaaaggtaCGTGCAATTAAGCCGGCAGGAAGCCTCGAAGGGGACTGTGGGAAGATTTCTGCcagtggaggttttggaggagaggaaatatttCCGCCAGGTGATTTATCAAGAAAAAGATCCGGGCAGGAGCACGGGGTAGAGGCtgcaggcagggagaccagtcaatcaaaccatcagcggtatttattgagcgcttactaggcgcagagcgccgGACGAAAcggttgggagagcgcagtaccacggaatcagcagacacgtcccctgcccgtaacgagctcccagtctagagggggaggcagcagaATTctcgagggggtgaggagggggctggaaaCCTCGTTCGGGCAGACCCCTGATGATCAGAGCTCGGACCAGGGCCGGGGtttgtttgggtagagaggaaggggaggatcccGGAAATGTTGGGTGGAGAGAGCGGGTGGGATGTGGCTAAAGGTCGGATGCGGGAGCTGAAAGAGAGTGGGAGCCCTGGGTGACCCCCGACCGAGGTGACAGAATCCCGGGGCAGCAGGAGGGCAGAAACGTCAAGGGGAACCCAGGAGGGGTGGGTTTGGGGGGCAGGAGAGGCGTTCCATTTaaccccctcctttttttaatgtcatttgccAGGCAgggtattaagcacaggggtaattacaaaataatcgggttggactcggtccctgtcccacgtagggttcacggtcttaatccccattttaaggatgaggggactgaggcccagagaattgaagtgacttgcccagggtcgcacagcagacgggagacagagccgggattagaagcgggtcctctgactcccaggcccgggttccttccacgaGGCAGCGCCAACCATTTGAGGTTGAGGTAGCGGCGGGACGCCCCCGGGGTGATGCCCCGAGCCCCTCCCGTGCCCCGGGGAGATGGAGTAGATGAAGAAGattggggacccagaacagaggctGGCAGAACGCCCACagtcggggccccggggccgggtggCCCATGAGTTTTCCCAGGTTAAGCTCCCATCCCCGGAggcccctccagctcccccaaATCCTGCACCTGTTTCTGAACTAGACAACTTGGTCCACTAGACACCTGTCTCTGACCTAGACaacagactgcgagctcgttgtaggcggggaatgtatctgtttgttgcatcgtgctctcccaagcgctcagtacagtgctttgcacacagtaaacactccgtcaattcgattgaatgattgaatgaatggtcactgaGATGAAATCAGCTCTGTCCTCCTCCAGATTGGATggcacctcctctgccccctcccccgccccccagggacCCTCCATGCCATCTGGGTACCtgtaaatggtacttgttaatcgcttactatgggccaaaccctcttctgagcactggggtaggtacaagttaatcaggttgggcgcagtccctgtcccacatggggctcacactcttaatccccatttatcagatgaggtcaccgaggcccagagaactcaagtgacttgcccaccgtcacacgggaGACGTGACGGGCGAGAATCCCGCTCCTGTTCCCCCAGAGCCAGCTGATCCCTGAACACTCGGCCCACTCCACTGGGGGATCAGGTGGCTTTTTGACCTCGCCTCTTCTGGCCACTCGCCCGGAAAACCCCGGCTAGAGACAGGGTGGGTGAGGAGGCGGATCCTCCGAGCCATCGGGATCCAGCGTTGTACGTACGCCAAGCCGGGTGCCCCACGGGGTCCGCGGGATCTGGCCGGAGCAGGCGGCTCGGGCGGGTTTCCGGCCTCGAAGaaggccgggggtgggtgggcaccGGGCCAGCCTCGACGGAGCCACCCGGATGCCTGGAGAgacacccctccttccccaggggCCCAAACAGTAGCCCTTCCTGAACTCTTCCACTTGCAGATTACCTCCCGCAGCCCTGCGCAGAGTAGAGCGCGGTAAGAAGGCACGCTTCCAGTCTAGGGAGAGGGATGTAAAATAATTcctagggaggaagaagaaaatgagctTAAAGAGTATCTATGtttgtttatggtacttgttgagtgcttactatgtgtcaaacactgtcctaaacgatGGGTTTGGTTCAAGTCacttaggtcggacacagtccccgtcccgcgtggggttcgcagtcctaagtaggagggagaccaggtagcgaatccccattttacagttgaggaaactgaggcacggagaagcgaagtgattttcccaaggccgcgcggcaaggaattggcagagccgggatgagaacccaggtcctccgactcccaagcccgggctctttccactaggccacgctgcttctatgtaggTAAATCAATCTCTGCCAAAGAGCTGAGGTGAgagtagggagaagaaaaatgaatcgaaGAAAGCCTCCAGCAGGAAGAGGGATTTCCGGAGGGCTCTGGAGATGGGAGAGCTGCCGTCTGGCAGATATAGAGGGGTCGGGATTTCCAGGCGGAGATCCGGGGACGGAGGCCGCTTCCCCGGACGCCGTGCCCGCCCTCGCCCGGAGTCAGGCCGGGGCCCGGAGCGGATGGCCGCCCCTCGCTGTGCAGAGCAGGAGCGGGGCCGGCGGAGGCCCGGGCAGAGGCAGATTAGGTCCGGGAGGGTCCGGTGGCCCCCTGCCGcccagcccgccccccgccccctcgcccacgCAGGGGGCCGGTGGCTGGGAGAACCCGCCGGTTCCCCCCGGCGGGCCGCGTCCGCCCGAGCCAGTACCAGTCAAAACAGGTCGGGGctgcctgcctctgcctcccctccgccAACTCTTCCCTGTGATCACCGGCAGAGAGCCGGGCACCCGGGGTAAAGCGGACCGGCAGGTTTCGGGGAGACCGCGGAGCCGGGCCCCCCGAGGGATGAGGCGAGCAGGGACCTCCGGTACGCCCAGCCGGGGAGCGGTGGGAACAGACCCCCGCGGATCATCGGGTTGGGGGACCTGCGGAGAGGAGCTTCGGGCGtcgaccccggcccccgccgacccCACCTCCATGAGGAAACGGGCCTAGCCCAGGGGGAGACGGAGGTTTAACACCGGGAAGAACTTCCAGCTCGGCAGGGGCATGGGTGGGCGATGGGGCGAGGCCAGGGAAACAGCCAGGGTCGGcccgggatggggggagagggtctGGGGGGGCTCCCCGCCCTGCACCCCCCAACCCTCAGCGTGCTCATTCCTCCCCTCAGTCGATCACTCCGtcctttttatttattaagcacttgccgtgTACGTGTCACGCACCGTACCTGTGCCCGTGGACAGGCctgtggacacgatccctgccctcgaaaggACTGTTCAATCTGGCACGCCACTCTTCCTGGGACCCCTCCCACCCGGCGAAGCCCTCCAAGTCACCtccctcaggaggccttccctgctcaccccaccccgcttctctctcgtgccacgagaagcagcgtggcttagtggaaagagctcgggcttgggagtcggaggacgtggggtttcaatcccggctccgccactttgctgcgtgaccttggccgaggcacttcgcttctctgtgcttccgttacgtcgtctggaaaatggggacgaagaccgtgagccccacgcgggacaaactgattaccttgtatctaccccagtggagaagcagcgtggctcagtggaaagagcacgggctttggagtcagggctcatgggttcgaatcccagctctgtcacttgtcggctgtgtgactgtgggcaagtcacttaacttctctgtgcctcagttccctcatctgtaaaatgggggtcaagactgtgagccccacgtgggacaacccgattcccctatgtctaccccagcgcttagaacagtgctcggcacatagtaagcgcttaacaaataccaacattattattattattattagaacagtgcttggtacatagtaaacacttaagaaataccatcattatgccaCCCCATCGTCCCCTACTCCCATCTGGCCCTCCAGTCGGTCTTCCCATCGATTCAGCCTCTTGGCTCTGTCTTTCACGTCCGCCCACTCGTCGTTTACTGGGTATctagggaggggagcgggggggccgTTTTTCCCTGCTTGGTGTGGAGCTGTTGGCGGGCAGGGGTGGCACCTTTCACACCGGTGTGGTTTCCCCCAACCTCGTGACCAGGCGCCCAAATCAGTCCTGGCACCGGGGAATGGAGGCAGAGACCTTCCCGATCCGTCAGGGCCTAGCGCCTTCCGCCCAGCGTCCACCGCCCGTTCTCCTCGCGCCCTGTCCTCCCTCCGTCATTTGGGCACCTCTGGCCAAACCGTCCGTTCTGCGCAGGACAGCCTCCGTGCCCCCGCctaccacctccacctcctccgggGAGCATCCCTGGTCGCCCCCACCAGGACCGGCTTGGGCGGGAGGGGGCCAGGTCTGGGGCCTGGGTctggaggtcagtcagtcaactgtatttattgagcacttactctgtgcagagcactgtactaaccgcttgggagagtacaatataacagcataacagacacattccctgcccacaacaagcttacagtttaaagactttaaataaataaaatgacagatatggctataagggctgtggggctgggaggggggatgagtaaagggaatgAGTTAGGGCCacgcagaagagagtaggagaagaggaaaggaggggttagtcagggaagccctcttggaggagatgggccttcaatagtccccgattagaccgtaagcccgtcagagggcagggacggtctctgtctgttatcgatttgtccattccaagcgcttagtccagtgctctgcacatagtaagtgctcaataaatactattgaacaaatgaatatggggggggggggggagtcaccttctgtcagatatgaagagggaggcgtACCAGGCCGGAGGCCGGACGTGGAGGGCCCAGGGTGGGGGCCGGACCTGGGTGAGGAGGGCTGCGGGCGGGGGCGGTGACACgcctctcccaccccgccccggccgcAGGTGGGCTAgcctcccccgccgccacccccggcccccgccatgtTCAGCAAGAAGAAGAAGCGCCTGGAGATCTCGGCCCCGTCCAACTTTGAGCACCGGGTCCACACGGGCTACGACCAGCGGGAGCAGAAGTTCACCGGGCTGCCGCGTCAATGGCAGGGCATCATCGAGGAGTCGGCCAAGCGGCCCAAACCTCTCGTCGACCCCGTCTGCATCACCGCCATCCAGCGCGGCAACCAAAAGGTGCGGCCGctggcccttcccctcccgccccccgcctcttccttccatccctccctcccctgcctcctccgtcgtcccatcccaccttccccccccggccctgccacaGCCCATTCTCATGGTCTGcgtgtctgtccgtctgccccgacgGGGCACCGGGGGTCTCTGGCCCCAGGAGGGCAGGAGCGGAGTGGGGGGGGGCACCCCAGGGCAGAGGTGAGAACTCGGAACGGCGAAgcccccgcgggggcggggggctgtccGGGATGACCCCCGGAGAACCCGAGGATCAGAGATTTAGGTTGATTCCGagcctcgttcattcagtcgtattattgagcgctgtctgtgtgcaaagcgctgtactaagcgcttgggagagtgcaccgtAACAACAGATACGTTTCTGCCCGTAACGAGCCTCGGGGGTCCTCCCTCGACATCCCCATCCGACGAGCTGGGTCAGGCCCCCCGGCGTCAGGGCCTACCACGTCGGAGAGTGGGTGCCCCCGGCCTGGCGACCCCTGTTCCTCCTGGCCAGACCCCCGTTGAGTCCGAGGGCGATGGGCCGATCGGAGGGGGTCTCCCCGGAGAAGACAGGCAGGACGGGAGCCCAGGGGCTaacggggagaggggcgggcgcAGGTGGCTCCCCGGCCCGGTCTGGCCCGGCTTCCTGCCCCCCGGCTCCCAGCGGCCCGAAATACGGGTTTCACTTCCTGGGCGCCGGGATCTAGCCCGGCTCCCGCCTGCCCCCGGGCGGGCGAGACGTCGCTCAGCCTCCCGGCCGTCCGGCCACACCGGTTCTGCTGGAACGGCGTGGCGGCCTCCTAATCCTCGGAATCGgctttctccatctcccaccccccccccccccccccccccgcttcagcGGCGCCTGCTTCTGCCGAGCTCAGCGGGCACCCCGTGGTCAGCGTCACCGTCCTCCTCGGTGCCGAGGGGAGTCCAGAGGGGTCAGGTTGTGGCCCCcgccctctttctccaccccctcgTTCCTTCCCCCCAGTTGCCGTGGCGATGGTGGGGCCGGGCGAGGGGCGTgccggggagggccgggagccAGGCCGAGGCTCTCTGGAGCTCCTCCTGCGGCTAGGGGTGAGGGCAGGGGGCTGCCAAGAGAGCGGGGGCTTCCCACGTAAAAAGCACACCCTCTCCCCAGGCCAAACTGGTGGGGTGGGGCAGTGGGGGACGGAACTGTTTCCGGCCGGGGGAGATGGAAAAAGGGCCGGTCGTGGGCACCCGCTGGCGGCGGGatcgcgggccggggcgggggcagaggttgggggccttctcctcccgctcctcatCCCCCGACCCTCGGGAGAGGCAAGGCCGACCCCGCCTCCTGgggtccccgggccgcccccgtcTCCGCCGCTAGCGCGAAGCTGCCACAGGGACGCGCCCGGTCCGGCCGCCGCCCGCCAATTTGCCCGACCCCAAATCAcaccccggcccggccacttcctcccttcctcagacTGCGATGGCCGGGGCCGGcggagcgggaggggaagggggaagtctCCGGCGGGGCCGACCGCGGGGTCGGCCAGACGTCGGGGTCTGTGGAAAGCACCGTCCCGAGGGGAAGCCTTCCCAGCctcaccccgccaccccccacctctccagccGGAGAGAACCCCTCCCTCCCGGTAGCGGCCCTCTGGATACCCGACTCCCTTCCACCAGAcatttcattctccctccttgtGTTCTTTTCGAttttgtctgtgtgtttgtgtgtgcgcgcgcgcgcttgTGCGCGTTGTGTCGCCGTCCCCCCACGTGTGTGCTTATGTGCATGTGGGCGCGTGCACGCGGGCCGGTGGGGCCGCCCAGACCATCGTGCGAGGGAACAAGGCGCCGAAGGACGGGGCCCTGACGCTGCTGCTGGAGGACTTTGAGAACATGTCGGTGACGCGGTCCAACTCCCTGCGCCGGGAcagccccccctgcccccctcgccGGGACCCGCCGGCCCAGGAGAACGGGCTGGCCGGGGTCCGGCCCCCGGCGCCCCGGGCCTCCTCCCAGCAGCCCCGGGGCCAGGAGCCCGCGCCCCCCGAACACCCCAAGCCCCCGCCCGAGGGCAGGACCGGAGCCCCCgagcggggcgggcggagggaccCGCCGCAGGGCgagggggccgggcggccggcACGGCGGGAGGGCCCCGAGAAGAGGCCCAAGTCGTCGTACgccgggggggccggcggcccccagcccccccgggaCAAGCGGCCCCTGTCGGGCCCCAGCCTCGgcaccccccacctcccggccgCCGACGGCGCGGCTGAGACGGCCCGGCAGGGCGGACGGCCCTTTAACACGTACCCGCGTGCCGACACGGACCCCGGCCGGGGCTCGGCCCCCCAGGtaacccccacctctctcccccgccccccagcgcagCCCCCAGAGCGCCCGGGGGGAGCGTCCCGCCCCCTCGGGCTCCCCCCTCCGCCGGGGAGCTGCGTCTCTGCTCACCCGGACCGCTGGCTTCGGCCTCCGCCGCCCCTCCTCTCGTCTTTGTCCACCTTCCATCCCGTCCGTCCTCCggctcgtccgtccgtccgtccgaccgTCTGTCTGTCTGCAGCTCGGGGAGCTTCGGCCCCGGGAGCACCTGCCTGCcctgcgggctgggctgggcgcTGGGACGGGGaccctctcttcctgccctctcctcgttcctcttcctcctttccctcctccatccagtcccttcctctcccgtgtcccgtcccgtccctgcAGGTGCGCGAGGCTGGGGCCAGgctgctccccgcccccagagggtctccccgccccccggccgcccaccccctcactcgcgctcccctctttccctcccacagggggagtccgggccgggccgggcccaccAAACAGCCTCCAACGGCCCCGCCGGCGGCCCGCCCTCCTCCCGGGGGCCGCCCCGCGCCCGGCAGGCCGCCGAGccgtccggcccgggcccggccccgcacgCCTCGGACCCCCAGCTGGCCCGCGGGGTCCCGCCGGGgccccagcccccgccgcccccggccgccgggccgcAGCAGCCGCGCTCGCCGCAGCGGGAGCCCCAGCGCGTGTCACACGAGCAGTTCCGCGCGGCGCTGCAGATGGTGGTGGACCCCGGCGACCCCCGCTCCGACCTGGACAACTTCATCAAGATCGGCGAGGGCTCCACCGGCGTCGTCTGCATCGCCACCGTCCGGAGCAGCGGCGAGCTCGTGGCCGTCAAAAAGATGGACCTGAGGAAGCAGCAGCGCCGGGAGCTGCTCTTCAATGaggtcggcgggggcgggggcccgggcgggccgggggcggcagaggccgggggtcggggcggggaggaagacACGAGGGCCTGTCCACCGTCCCAGCCGGAGTTCCAACCCGCCCACCCCAATCTGGCCCTCCTCTTGGCCAGGGCCCTTCCGGCCCCTCCGTTGCCCGCTGGCCCGTCCGGTCCCTCCGTTGCCCGCCGGTCCGGCCCAGCCGCTGCTCAGTCACCCCCTCCGGCCCCACTGTTGCCCGGCGGCCCCGTCCGGTCCTGCTGTCGCCCAGTCGCCCCGTCCGGTCCCTCTGTTGCCCGGCGCCGCGTCCAACCCTGCCGTTTCCCGGCAGCCCGATCCTGCCCAGCCGTGGCCCGTTAGCCCCGTCCAGTCCCGCCGTTGCCCAGTTGCCCGTCCAGCCCTGCTCTTGCCAGGTGCCCCAGTTGGCCGAGAGCCCGGCAGGCTTGGAGTTCCCCACTCGCTCCCCGCCCGAAGCCCCTTTCCCGGCCGCCGAGGAGGACACGAGCGGCCCAGTCGGTCCCGGGGCCGGCCGCCGCTGGCCGCTGAGCCCTCGCCGCCTCCCCAGGTGGTGATCATGCGGGACTATCAGCACGAGAACGTGGTGGAGCTGTACAACAGCTACCTGGTGGGCGACGAGCTGTGGGTGGTCATGGAGTTCCTGGAGGGAGGGGCCCTCACCGACATCGTCACTCACACCAGGTGCGTGTGgcgggaaggggtcggggggccggggggaggcaccGGCCCCGGCCGCGGGGAGACCCGGCGTAGTCCAccggggaggggtgggctggAGGGCGAGGGGCGGAGAGGGAACGCCCGCGGGGGACCGAGAGCTCCCGGGACCGACCCCAGCCGGGTTTGGCGCTGCTGACGTGacgtgggtgggggaggagggaggtcggcCTCCAGATCGAagacttccttccctccctccctcccccaggatgAACGAGGAACAGATCGCGGCCGTGTGCCTGGCGGTCCTGAAGGCGCTCTCTGTCCTCCACGCCCAGGGAGTCATCCACCGTGACATCAAGAGCGACTCCATCCTGCTGACCCACGACGGCAGGGTGAGGGCGGGCGGGTCGGTGCCGGGGGCCGGGAACCCGGGAGCGTCTCCTTCCTCAGCGTTTCCTGCTCCAGTCCGAAGCCCAAACCCCGACCCCGCTCGTCTCTCCCCAGGTGAAGCTGTCGGACTTCGGCTTCTGCGCGCAGGTGAACAAGGAGGTGCCGCGCAGGAAGTCGCTGGTGGGGACCCCATATTGGATGGCCCCCGAACTCATCTCCCGCTTACCCTACGGGCCCGAGgtgagacggggggggggagatgggggccaGGACTCGGAGCCGGCggagacacccccgccccccacactcaCAGACGCCCGCACACACCTCCCCCTGAGCTGGGGGGCCTCCGATCCCGCGCCCTGGGCTTGCCGCCATCGGCCCCGTCTGTCCGTCCCCCAGGTGGACATCTGGTCGCTGGGGGTGATGGTGATCGAGATGGTGGATGGGGAGCCCCCCTACTTCAATGAGCCCCCCCTGAAGGCAATGAAGATGATCCGCGACAACCTTCCCCCCAAGCTGAAAAACATCCACAAGGTAAGGCCTCCCTCGGGCACGGGatttggagggggcggggaagggcaccgaccctcccggcccgcccccgggctGTTTGGTCTCCTGAAACGGACTCTGGGGGACTGAGTCTCTTCACCcccgggggtgggacggggggggggcggtgggagtgGGACGGCCCCCGGCGTCCCCCACGGTGGTAGAGTATGGATGGGACGCCCCCGTCcgtgggaggttgggggaggcaaggcccgggccggtcccgcccccggggccgaggggccgatGGGGGCCGGGAGCCGCCCGGCACCGGGACCCAGGCTGAGAGCGGGCCGGCCCAACCCCCTGAACCCGAACGTGTGCCGAACACcgagacgggggcggggaggagccagatgggggccggtggggagggtCCCCGTGTGGGAGTCGGTGACagaaggcgggggggagagaTGTGGCTTGGCCAAGATGAGGGTGCggcagagggagagctgggggagaggcgaCGACCGTGATCGAAGGGGGTcccggtggggggccgggggttggggagggttcctctctcccccagctcatcccccttctcttccccttccgccCCGGTTAGGTGTCTCCTTCCATGAAGGGCTTCCTGGACCGGCTGCTGGTGCGAGACCCGGCCCAGAGGGCCACGGCCAACGAACTGCTGAAGCACCCGTTCCTGGGCAAGGCCGGGCCCCCGGCCAGCATCGTCCCGCTCATGCGGCAGAACCGGATGAGATGAGGGcggccgccccccagcccccctccccgcaccaAAGACAACAGAGACGGGGCGGGGCGCCCACCCGGCCCCGTCCGCCTGTCCACCCGGCCCCCGCCGGTAGCACCGGCagcgggcgggggcggaggggaggggagggagcttgggtcccctgtcccagcccccctcctcccccccaccactccaGGACCGACGTTCCCGCCTCCCCCGATCCCCGACCCCGAATCTCCGTGAGGCGGGGACGCGAGGCCATCTCTTCACCCCGACATCCGGTCCCGTTAGCCGAAacgtccggggccgggggcgggcggggggcggcctggCCCGCTCGGCCGGGGGCTTTACTACTgagaaggggctgggggtctGGACTGTATTTAAAGCGACGGCTCTGCCGGCCCCACCCGCGCCCCCCAGGCCTCAATCCGGGGCGGCCCGGCTCGCTCGACACTGGAAACCCGAGGGGCCCGGCCCCAGTTGGCCCCCTGGGCCCTGGCGGGAGCCCGGGACCCGAAGCCGGGACGTGaacggggccgggcggcgggtggGTGCGTCTGGGTCCGAAAGCAGGAGGAGGACCCCTGGGGTACGGAGCACCGAGTGGGC includes these proteins:
- the PAK4 gene encoding serine/threonine-protein kinase PAK 4 isoform X1, coding for MFSKKKKRLEISAPSNFEHRVHTGYDQREQKFTGLPRQWQGIIEESAKRPKPLVDPVCITAIQRGNQKTIVRGNKAPKDGALTLLLEDFENMSVTRSNSLRRDSPPCPPRRDPPAQENGLAGVRPPAPRASSQQPRGQEPAPPEHPKPPPEGRTGAPERGGRRDPPQGEGAGRPARREGPEKRPKSSYAGGAGGPQPPRDKRPLSGPSLGTPHLPAADGAAETARQGGRPFNTYPRADTDPGRGSAPQGESGPGRAHQTASNGPAGGPPSSRGPPRARQAAEPSGPGPAPHASDPQLARGVPPGPQPPPPPAAGPQQPRSPQREPQRVSHEQFRAALQMVVDPGDPRSDLDNFIKIGEGSTGVVCIATVRSSGELVAVKKMDLRKQQRRELLFNEVVIMRDYQHENVVELYNSYLVGDELWVVMEFLEGGALTDIVTHTRMNEEQIAAVCLAVLKALSVLHAQGVIHRDIKSDSILLTHDGRVKLSDFGFCAQVNKEVPRRKSLVGTPYWMAPELISRLPYGPEVDIWSLGVMVIEMVDGEPPYFNEPPLKAMKMIRDNLPPKLKNIHKVSPSMKGFLDRLLVRDPAQRATANELLKHPFLGKAGPPASIVPLMRQNRMR
- the PAK4 gene encoding serine/threonine-protein kinase PAK 4 isoform X2; the encoded protein is MFSKKKKRLEISAPSNFEHRVHTGYDQREQKFTGLPRQWQGIIEESAKRPKPLVDPVCITAIQRGNQKGESGPGRAHQTASNGPAGGPPSSRGPPRARQAAEPSGPGPAPHASDPQLARGVPPGPQPPPPPAAGPQQPRSPQREPQRVSHEQFRAALQMVVDPGDPRSDLDNFIKIGEGSTGVVCIATVRSSGELVAVKKMDLRKQQRRELLFNEVVIMRDYQHENVVELYNSYLVGDELWVVMEFLEGGALTDIVTHTRMNEEQIAAVCLAVLKALSVLHAQGVIHRDIKSDSILLTHDGRVKLSDFGFCAQVNKEVPRRKSLVGTPYWMAPELISRLPYGPEVDIWSLGVMVIEMVDGEPPYFNEPPLKAMKMIRDNLPPKLKNIHKVSPSMKGFLDRLLVRDPAQRATANELLKHPFLGKAGPPASIVPLMRQNRMR